The genomic stretch TGCAGCAAACGAAGGAATACCCAGTTTACAATACTCGTggaaagacaaaggaaaaagtAAGCTTGAGACCGATAAAAGATCATTCGAAGTGATTTCTGTGAGCTTTGCCAAGAGCTTATTCCTCTTCTTATTTTCCCAggaagaaaaggataaaaacgTCTGGGCCATTCAAGCTTCAATCACTGCTGAACCTTTTACAACAAAGTCAAGATTAACAAATGCAGTGGTAAGGTTACTTTGTCCAAGTTATTGAATTATAAAATTCAAGGGAAAAGAATGGTGTAGGGTCAAATGTTACAGGCATTCAAGTTTCAGTAGGTTGCTAAGTTAAgatttttctttgcattttaaaCGCAGGTTGTTCCTGCTCCTAGTGCCGGAGCTTTCAAATCAAGGCCATCAGAAAGAACAAGTTTCAGAAGATGCTATCTTCGAGGCGATTTTCCCATCGCGTTGGAGCACGACACGAAGGGAAACAAGATAGCATGGAAGGTAGAAATTGAGAGGCTCGATTACCATCATTACCTTCCGCTTTTCTTTGAAGGATTATCCGAAACAGCGCACCCTTGCGATTTCTTTGCTCGACAAGGAGTGCACGACATGTTGGAGCACGGAGGTGGAAACAAAGTTCTTCCTGTTATTCCACAGCTCATTATTCCGGTCAAGAAAGCCCTGAATACGCGAAACCGCGTTGTGATTTGCACCACACTGAAAGCGTTGCAGCATCTTGTAGTCTCGGGCGATATGGTCGGCGAAGCACTTGTTCCTTACTACAGGCAAATCCTTCCGATCTTAAACATCTTCAAGAATTTTAATATCAATTCTGGAGACGGAATCGATTACAGCCAACAGAAAAGAGAGAATGTCGGTGACTTGATTCAAGAAACTCTCGAGGCGCTCGAACGACGTGGAGGTCCCGATGCATTCATCAACATCAAGTATATGGTCCCAACTTACGAATCCTGTATGCTAAATTAACTTTAGAGAAAATCGTCAACTTACATGCTGTGCATTTGTATTTTATCTGGTATGGTCCATAAGAGTTAAAGTTCGGTTTCAGAAAAATGTCACTGACTGtgtataaattatttttgtcttacAGTATTATCTTTGTTTAAGCAAGGCTTTCTCCTTGTGTTCACAGTACGTTAAGCGAGACTCACGTGGCATTGAAAATTTATCTATAAACATTGATTCTTCAGATAAACCCAACCATAATTTTCAAACGTTCATTGTACATACGAGTAGTTTAAATATCAATATTTGATCCATGTGTAGTTCAGAAAGAGCTCAGCATGTATTATTGCTTGTTTATGGAGAAAGTAAAGTTTATCTGAGTTCTCTTTATTTCTTTGTGGTGTAATTTTCCCCCCTATTTTATGTCAAAACCATGCAGCAGTTTGGTCGTCAACATTAAGGAGCTACCAGAGCATTTTTTCTGGGTGATTTGAATGGGAAAGAACACATGCAGAAGAAGAGTAAAATCCACTAAAGTGATGCATTcacaacctcattcccagggttctctcctacccgccctacagAGTGAGAGAGAGCAGAGGGTGTACTGAAAGTCTCCCAGcttgtcacgcaatgctccttcCCACAAAGTTAGGGAGGAATGTCGCACGgcaagacaaaaacagctgTAAGGGAGACTAGTGTACTAATAGGACAAAATCATTTTGGTGGGAACATAATTTGGAGTTAATGTCAGGGACACCCAAtgaatgttttctgtaaaatatctgttctgagAAGCAAATATTACCTAGCATTTTCTGTTActtgaggacagctaaaaatttTCTACAtgaccattccattcatgtacaattttcaaagcttatctaataaattccctacgattttctgaagtttaatttttcatatttcactTCCCAGGTTAGTctttttttcgtagaaaaaggaaacctaaaattttcgaataaaaaaatgtgatggagagagaaataaaaaaattctcaccTTCGTATTATATGTTACATtattacatctaaaatttttgggcaaattataatactgaagcccttgtaatttttcgaaaagactcaagttcccctaaaATGGCCTaacagatgcaaattttatagtgATTCTAAGAACGTATTTTCTTGAGATCTAAGAGCAACTCTGGATAGCCAAAAAAGTGTTAACagtgtatttaggaggaaaccgtcgttgggtgcctctgttAACGTTTCCTTGCAGTAAAGACCAGTGGCTTGCCAGGTACTGTGGCTAACTCTCGCTAATGGCAAACAGTGTTAAGATTGCCTATTAAAAGTATGAAACCAAGTGACTACAGTCTATTAGTCTGCTACATAGCTGTTCTTTCTTGGAAGGAGAGTTGCATGTGGACACAAACGATGGCCTGGCACCAGGTTCCTTGAAGCAATTGggcaaagatgaaaaaattGTCATGCAAAGCCCTACACTCATCAATCACCCCAAACAAGGCAACTGAATGTTTCATGGTAAATGAAGGGGAAAAAGTGAAGTTTTGTATagatttcctttgaatttgagTCCATTCAGTGAGATATAGCAGTTTACACTCTaacaaaaaatttgtaaaatcgGGACAGGGATTATAGACTTCGGGCAAGCTGCAAGGAACTCGTTATTTAGCCttgtaccctgaagaaggcaCCCCAGTatcccggggagggggggagggactccgtatatgaaaggggtggggatgctcgttgtctcgcttaggggtgtaaatttcggattttggtctcgcttggGGAGTTCTGGGCAAAACACTATTATATTTAGgcgtaaaggtctcttttagggttgcactcgaagaaatattaaaaaattgtattttttcaaTTCGTcttatttactcgattcatgtaatcaaagtttaaaatgatcgcttttaggggtcaaaaaaggttgggccacgcccagattggtctcctttaggggtttaattcaaaatttccgacgagcatccccacccttttcatatgcggagtccccccgggACCCagtatttgccccccaaaattttgcataacctttgtttttcatttccgATTCTTTTCTCTTATGTGTTCTAGCCGTctcaagagaaattgaaaacaatgcttatgcaaaattttttttttggggggggggcgcaAATAAGGCGCATCATCATGGGAGATGTCCAAGGGGCGTATTGCCGAAACGTCGGTTAAGACACTTTTGAACAGCGTCGATTTTACCCGGggcaattttcaaattaacattaaGTAACTATGCTGCGCAGGAATTTCAATCTTTATTGCTCAAACAGCCGCATGAAGATATATCCACCCTTCTGAACCAGAAAACGGGGCCGGGACTGGTTTGTTAAAAGCtggattaagataacccagggttagtgagaaaattaaaatcagatatgaaagcttaaaaagtaaattcactcATCAAATCTTTTTATGTACAAATTGTTCACTGGATGCTCCGACAAAGAATTCGAGAAATTTCTCCCACAAAATGCGTCTAAGCAAGAGGAGGAGAAGTCCGGATTAGAATTTAACCCAGACTTAGAGCTAATCTGTCTTTGAATATTATAAACTGGGCCCAAAAATCAGTTAATACAAGCCATCGGGGAGAAAGGAGTCAGGCTTGGGCTCCTCGTATTTGTCAAGTACGTATTGACAAGGCTGGTATGTCTCTTATACGTTTTCCATGAATTACAAGCTTCTTCCGCCCAAATCAAATCGATGATTTTTCCTATCAGCGGAAGGTAACGTTTGTGCACAATCGGGgcaaattaaagtaaaactgGAATTAAAAATTCAGTTAGCTGCCTTGTGGCGTGCGTTCACTCATGACTCAGTTAAACTGGAATCATTCAAATCGTATCTGAGTTCCGTCTCTCAGTTTAATCCACAGCAAGTCTCAGAGTTTGGccgaaaatttttagatgaGTTCAATTCTTTGTCAAATATCCATTTTACGACTCTGATTCACCttgaaattcaattttattcccCAGATTTGGATTCTGTCATAGTAAATCCTATCCCTaagttttttattccttttagtAACTTTTTTCAAACGGAAAACACTTTGTGATAACATTGTGATAATCACGCGCTACGATAATGTTTGGTTTCCTCATGaagattttttaatatttcaatgCAGCACAAAGATTTCAGATGTTACTGAAATGTTACAAGTCAATATAGATTAGTGCATCTTTAAAGTCATACCAGTGTTAATTCAATTGACTGCTTACTGCAAAAGACCTTCTGAGTGCTGTTTGAAATGGTTACACACCTTTTAGTTCTCACAGAATTCACATCACCCCTATACCAAGTTCAGCATACGAGATTACAGAGAgaagtaatattattacatTGTATAATTCCAGTCCCCGTAGCCCAGCCACTGAAAAACTAAAATGGAAATTTTGCTCTGAATATTAATGTGGGTGGCCTGTAAAGATTACGGTCAAATAAGcttgaaaataataaatgtacATATTTGGTGAGTTTTAGTAATGGATATAGGAAAATGTCaaaaagggaaaggaatttTCTTTCGAAAGTAGACCGAGTATCTTCGGTATGAAAACAGTGATCGCGGATCCCGTCGACAACAAAATATTCGTCTGGGGTGATCTGTTTTTTGTAGTCTGTATAAGCTTCATTCTGACCATTTTGGGAGTTATGGTTTAGTTATAACGTAGGATCAGGGACAAAATTCTTGCAACGGTTATTCTGAAAAGTAAATAATTCACAAATTTTGGAATATCGTTATTTGTGAACGATTGATTGAGTTTAACGTTACCTACAAGGACGATTCCAATTAACTTACTGCAATGTAGAATGTGTGAAAAAATACATTGTGAGAAACTATCAGGTGTTTTTACATTCGTTCAGAAAAATGATTCACCTTCATTACCGGCTAATCACCGAAACATATAAAGGTGTTAATTCCGGCACTTTGATAACTCATGACAGCTTTCTAACTTCGCCCATTAGCTGATCCTCTGAAACATTTAATCTGGCCATTGTGTCGATTCAGTCATGCTTAATTTAATCAAAAAATCACACTTCATAGATCAATAGTTATCTACACATTTTCTACTTATAAAAGCAAGCCACTGAGATGCGACGCAGAACTTAATTTTATTATCTACTGGGCTGCTGGTGCTGTTAATTTAACTGCAAACGCGATTGCTGGAGATTGCTAAAAAACAAGTCAAGGTAGTTTCATGTCTTTCACTTGAAAGTACGTGTATCAACAGCTTCCTCTTCGTTGTAACATTAGCTGCTTAAAGTTGCTGACTCTACCGCCAGGTAGATGCAGAAATACCGATAACTGTCCCTTTAAAATGTCTATAGACATGAGATTTTATTTGAGACCAGAAGCTGAGTCGGCCCCGGTATTCTCAGGCTGTTGGTTAATAACATTCAGCATCGCTTTCTTATTTTCCCGTTTCCAACTCAGTTAATCGCATTTTCCCCACCACACATCAAAGCCtaagaactaaaaaaaattgcagtatAAAATTTAGAGTAAAATAAAAGACAGCATGTCGAACTGAAACGATTGGAGCGCACTTTTTTCTCATACCCGCTGTATAATCAATTGAACttgtctttctcttttgtttaaCTTGCTTGAGTTCCTTAAATATTTAACTTTTACAAAGCTaaagggtttcttttttctccaaagCGATATCAATGGAAGAATACTACTTACCACTTTACGTCTAAATAAAGTCTCTTAGGAAAACAAGCctcctttttatattttttacagGTTCAGGATGATGACTATCCTACAACCGCTAATACCTTGTATATTATATGCCACAGTGAACTCCCAAATATTGAGTAAGTAGCACCaatatttctcttttgttttaacCGCAATGAAAATGTTTCCATCCCTTTCACAAGAAAATGCCTTAAAATTCTACTTCATCAGAGCATATcacaccattattttgtttctcaTAAATTTCGGTCGACATTTGATCAAGGGATCTTTTTACTGAAACCATGCTTTTTCAGTTTCGTCCCTTAGTGTCAAGAAGCAAAATACATCCCTTAAGAGAGCTTAGGCAACCACGACCCTGGCAGCAACATCAGCGCAAAAGTTGCCCCCACTTTTCCCCGCCCGCACCATACTCAAACTAAGCCGAAAAGGCATTATTTCAGAGATCCCCCTCCTTATTTTATGCATAAATGGTTTTCTTATTGTATGACATACTGAAGTTTACCTCGGTTCGTAGTTGAATTAGCCTGCGTGTACTTAATAAAACTTCTAAATTCTATTACCACACTTAAAATGAACATGTCAAGAACGTTCAGTCTTTTCAGGCTCAAATCAGAAAACAAAGTAATTGAAGCTCAGCCTCAGCGCCAAAATAAATTAGAATGACGTTCTTAAACGGAGTAAAAAGGAGTAATTCGGGCCTAAGGTACTTTGTATTACACAATCTGTTACTTGTAATTTCCACACGACTCCATATCGTCTCCTATCTAAATATTATGCTTTGTTCCATCTTGGTTCATATACAGCTTGCAAATCAGGGTTGCAATTTCGGAAAGTCGGTTGTTATGGTGATTTCAAAGCCCCGTCGTCAAAGCGAGCAATGCCAGAGCTCTTGCTTACAGATCGAGACAAAACGTCAAAGAATATACACTGGTCAATCGATTGACTGGAAAAACTGGAATACATACTTGCCTGAGTAAGTATTTTTGTTCGGTATCAAGTCTAG from Porites lutea chromosome 1, jaPorLute2.1, whole genome shotgun sequence encodes the following:
- the LOC140954054 gene encoding parkin coregulated gene protein homolog encodes the protein MYMNVMQQTKEYPVYNTRGKTKEKEEKDKNVWAIQASITAEPFTTKSRLTNAVVVPAPSAGAFKSRPSERTSFRRCYLRGDFPIALEHDTKGNKIAWKVEIERLDYHHYLPLFFEGLSETAHPCDFFARQGVHDMLEHGGGNKVLPVIPQLIIPVKKALNTRNRVVICTTLKALQHLVVSGDMVGEALVPYYRQILPILNIFKNFNINSGDGIDYSQQKRENVGDLIQETLEALERRGGPDAFINIKYMVPTYESCMLN